Proteins encoded by one window of Arachis ipaensis cultivar K30076 chromosome B04, Araip1.1, whole genome shotgun sequence:
- the LOC107638327 gene encoding uncharacterized protein LOC107638327 isoform X2 — translation MCDMIRYEMESIVHPVSIGTIPKYQVINSNATSLSVGVSHKCFFSQLPRLRLKSKGLGLGPIHASASDASQKWLLQPVGDGDTRHIGFKVEMPGAYEIASREVTVGRVPEKADLVIPVATVSAVHARIQKKQGNLLVTDLDSTNGTFVDDKRLRPGVVTTVSPGSNITFDTHLAMFRVSKVEDDTTADTNEAIEAAEETDKEPDNAQTG, via the exons ATGTGTGATATGATAAGGTATGAAATGGAAAGCATTGTGCATCCTGTATCCATTGGAACAATTCCAAAGTATCAAGTCATAAACTCAAATGCCACTTCTCTAAGTGTAGGCGTAAGCCACAAGTGCTTCTTTTCTCAGCTGCCACGCCTCAGACTTAAATCAAAGGGACTGGGTTTGGGACCCATACACGCCTCAGCCTCTGATGCTTCACAAAAATggcttcttcagccagttg GAGATGGAGATACAAGGCACATAGGCTTCAAAGTTGAGATGCCAGGTGCATATGAAATTGCTTCT CGTGAGGTGACAGTTGGACGCGTTCCGGAGAAAGCTGACTTGGTGATTCCTGTTGCAACAG TTTCTGCAGTGCATGCACGCATTCAGAAGAAACAAGGAAATCTTCTTGTCACAGATTTGGATAGCACCAATGGTACATTCGTCGACGACAAGCGGCTGAGACCGGGAGTAGTTACCACTGTATCTCCGGGGAGTAATATTACATTTG ACACCCATCTGGCTATGTTTCGTGTATCGAAGGTCGAAGATGATACAACTGCAGACACCAATGAAGCAATAGAAGCTGCGGAAGAAACTGATAAGGAACCTGATAATGCTCAAACGGGTTGA
- the LOC107638327 gene encoding uncharacterized protein LOC107638327 isoform X3, whose protein sequence is MCDMIRYEMESIVHPVSIGTIPKYQVINSNATSLSVGVSHKCFFSQLPRLRLKSKGLGLGPIHASASDASQKWLLQPVGDGDTRHIGFKVEMPGAYEIASREVTVGRVPEKADLVIPVATVHARIQKKQGNLLVTDLDSTNGTFVDDKRLRPGVVTTVSPGSNITFGDTHLAMFRVSKVEDDTTADTNEAIEAAEETDKEPDNAQTG, encoded by the exons ATGTGTGATATGATAAGGTATGAAATGGAAAGCATTGTGCATCCTGTATCCATTGGAACAATTCCAAAGTATCAAGTCATAAACTCAAATGCCACTTCTCTAAGTGTAGGCGTAAGCCACAAGTGCTTCTTTTCTCAGCTGCCACGCCTCAGACTTAAATCAAAGGGACTGGGTTTGGGACCCATACACGCCTCAGCCTCTGATGCTTCACAAAAATggcttcttcagccagttg GAGATGGAGATACAAGGCACATAGGCTTCAAAGTTGAGATGCCAGGTGCATATGAAATTGCTTCT CGTGAGGTGACAGTTGGACGCGTTCCGGAGAAAGCTGACTTGGTGATTCCTGTTGCAACAG TGCATGCACGCATTCAGAAGAAACAAGGAAATCTTCTTGTCACAGATTTGGATAGCACCAATGGTACATTCGTCGACGACAAGCGGCTGAGACCGGGAGTAGTTACCACTGTATCTCCGGGGAGTAATATTACATTTG GAGACACCCATCTGGCTATGTTTCGTGTATCGAAGGTCGAAGATGATACAACTGCAGACACCAATGAAGCAATAGAAGCTGCGGAAGAAACTGATAAGGAACCTGATAATGCTCAAACGGGTTGA
- the LOC107638327 gene encoding uncharacterized protein LOC107638327 isoform X1, giving the protein MCDMIRYEMESIVHPVSIGTIPKYQVINSNATSLSVGVSHKCFFSQLPRLRLKSKGLGLGPIHASASDASQKWLLQPVGDGDTRHIGFKVEMPGAYEIASREVTVGRVPEKADLVIPVATVSAVHARIQKKQGNLLVTDLDSTNGTFVDDKRLRPGVVTTVSPGSNITFGDTHLAMFRVSKVEDDTTADTNEAIEAAEETDKEPDNAQTG; this is encoded by the exons ATGTGTGATATGATAAGGTATGAAATGGAAAGCATTGTGCATCCTGTATCCATTGGAACAATTCCAAAGTATCAAGTCATAAACTCAAATGCCACTTCTCTAAGTGTAGGCGTAAGCCACAAGTGCTTCTTTTCTCAGCTGCCACGCCTCAGACTTAAATCAAAGGGACTGGGTTTGGGACCCATACACGCCTCAGCCTCTGATGCTTCACAAAAATggcttcttcagccagttg GAGATGGAGATACAAGGCACATAGGCTTCAAAGTTGAGATGCCAGGTGCATATGAAATTGCTTCT CGTGAGGTGACAGTTGGACGCGTTCCGGAGAAAGCTGACTTGGTGATTCCTGTTGCAACAG TTTCTGCAGTGCATGCACGCATTCAGAAGAAACAAGGAAATCTTCTTGTCACAGATTTGGATAGCACCAATGGTACATTCGTCGACGACAAGCGGCTGAGACCGGGAGTAGTTACCACTGTATCTCCGGGGAGTAATATTACATTTG GAGACACCCATCTGGCTATGTTTCGTGTATCGAAGGTCGAAGATGATACAACTGCAGACACCAATGAAGCAATAGAAGCTGCGGAAGAAACTGATAAGGAACCTGATAATGCTCAAACGGGTTGA
- the LOC107638328 gene encoding non-specific lipid transfer protein GPI-anchored 2: protein MGGGCRVAVALVALVLAMAASCGECGSPAAAPSPAENVCFTALLNMSDCLSYVEDGSNETKPDKGCCPELAGLIDSNPICLCELLGNPDAVGIKIDLNRALKLPSVCRLTTPPVSTCSAVGVPVSLPPSKSASPSLAPKGSTANSSSGVAPSPGNASPSSNEAAASSPSGNKDNANGAPTIQASVLTFIFGFIVSVSMFF, encoded by the exons ATGGGCGGTGGGTGCAGAGTGGCGGTAGCCCTTGTGGCTTTAGTCCTGGCGATGGCAGCAAGCTGCGGAGAGTGCGGTTCTCCGGCGGCAGCTCCGTCGCCGGCGGAGAACGTGTGCTTCACGGCATTGCTAAACATGTCAGACTGCCTGTCATATGTGGAAGATGGGAGCAATGAAACGAAGCCAGACAAAGGGTGCTGTCCTGAGCTGGCAGGGCTGATTGATAGCAACCCGATCTGCCTGTGTGAGCTGCTTGGGAATCCTGACGCCGTTGGAATCAAGATTGATCTCAACAGAGCTCTTAAGCTTCCTTCTGTTTGCCGTCTCACCACTCCCCCTGTTAGCACCTGCTCAG CTGTGGGAGTCCCTGTGTCCTTGCCTCCAAGTAAATCTGCATCACCAA gTTTGGCACCAAAAGGATCAACCGCTAATTCTTCAAGTGGAGTTGCTCCTAGTCCCG GTAATGCAAGTCCATCTTCAAATGAAGCTGCTGCAAGCAGCCCTTCAGGAAATAAAGATAATGCTAATGGAGCTCCAACCATTCAAGCCTCTGTCCTCACTTTCATTTTTGGCTTCATTGTCTCTGTCTCCATGTTCTTTTAG
- the LOC107635817 gene encoding triacylglycerol lipase 2-like, translated as MIATMSMMNMILASLLLVFFICVIAEAHARKTLYTDDGICKRMAETQGYTCEEHKVTTVDGYILSLQRMPAGRSGKAADKPPVFLQHGLFIDAITWLFNTPEESLAYILADKGFDVWLANTRGTKYSSAHTSLNPNDMVLLFFIFSKILLVHLN; from the exons ATGATAGCCACAATGTCGATGATGAACATGATTTTAGCGAGTCTGCTTCTCGTGTTCTTCATTTGCGTTATTGCAGAAGCACATGCGAGGAAAACACTATACACAGATGACGGTATTTGCAAAAGAATGGCAGAGACACAGGGTTATACTTGTGAAGAACACAAG GTTACGACCGTAGATGGCTACATTCTTAGCCTACAGAGGATGCCGGCGGGGCGATCCGGCAAGGCAGCAGACAAGCCACCAGTTTTTTTGCAACATGGTCTCTTTATC gatGCTATAACATGGTTGTTCAACACTCCGGAAGAATCATTGGCATATATCTTAGCAGACAAAGGCTTTGATGTGTGGCTTGCCAACACTCGTGGGACAAAATATAGCAGCGCCCATACATCACTTAATCCTAATGACAtggttcttttattttttattttctcaaaaatACTATTGGTACATTTAAATTAG